The following are encoded together in the Lathyrus oleraceus cultivar Zhongwan6 chromosome 3, CAAS_Psat_ZW6_1.0, whole genome shotgun sequence genome:
- the LOC127130845 gene encoding uncharacterized protein LOC127130845, whose amino-acid sequence MDPIKYIFEKSALTGRITHWQMLLFEYDIQYVTHKAIKESVLSEYLAHQPVEDYHPIQFDFPDKDIMVLHDEKVTSDDKKLESKTQWKLVFDGASNAMGHVNGVILIFLENRYTPFTARLCFNCMNNMAEYKACIMGIEATINLRIKVLKLYGDLDLFIYQVKREWETRDHKLILYHDRVTELTEDLQEIIFHHIP is encoded by the coding sequence atggatcccatcaaatatATCTTCGAGAAATCAGCTCTTACTGGAAGAATCACCcattggcaaatgttgttattTGAATACGACATCCAATACGTTACTCATAAGGCGATAAAGGAAAGTGTGTTGTCAGAGTATCTTGCCCACCAACCAGTGGAAGATTATCATCCCATACAATTTGATTTCCCGGATAAAGACATTATGGTTCTACATGACGAAAAGGTCACAAGTGACGACAAAAAACTTGAATCAAAAACTCAATGGAAGCTTGTATTTGATGGTGCATCAAATGCCATGGGGCATGTAAATGGGGTTATCTTGATCTTTCTAGAGAATAGATACACTCCCTTCACAGCAAGACTATGCTTCAATTGCATGAACAATATGGCAGAATACAAAGCATGTATCATGGGTATTGAAGCTACTATAAACCTAAGGATCAAGGTCCTAAAGTTATATGGAGACTTGGATTTATTCATCTATCAAGTAAAAAGAGAATGGGAAACTCGTGACCATAAGTTGATCTTGTATCATGATCGAGTCACCGAATTGACAGAGGATTTACAAGAAATCATCTTCCACCATATTCCTTGA